The following coding sequences are from one Frigoribacterium sp. Leaf415 window:
- the leuS gene encoding leucine--tRNA ligase: MPEREYDVARLQEKWQARWDAEQPFVVDPDDKRPRKYILDMFPYPSGDLHMGHAEQYALGDMVTRYWRQQGFNVLHPIGWDSFGLPAENAAIKRGVDPREWTYANIAQQKQSMKLYAPSFDWSRVLHTSDPEYYKWNQWLFLEMYKKGLAYRKDSWVNWDPVDQTVLANEQVLPDGTSDRSGAVVVKKKLTQWYFKITDYADRLLDDLNQLEGRWPTKVLNMQRNWIGRSIGADVHFTIEGRDEKVTVFTTRPDTLYGATFMVVAPDSDLAAELVADATEDVKATFAEYLVEVQKATEIERQSSERPKTGVPLGRVAVNPLTGDPMPVWAADYVLADYGHGAVMAVPAHDQRDLDFARKYDLPVRVVVDTNAPVTGVIPKLELDEDGQAILPDDLPDLNPRETGVALTGDGRLMNSGALTGLSKSNAIKRVVELLEASGDGKAAKTYRLRDWLISRQRFWGTPIPIVHGADGVEVPVPYDELPVRLPSTEGLDLKPKGSSPLGAAEDWVNVPDPRDGSPARRDADTMDTFVDSSWYFLRFLDPTDADRAFDPAQASKWAPVDQYVGGVEHAILHLLYARFITKVLFDLGHVDFTEPFSALLNQGMVLQDGAKMSKSKGNVVSLSDEIDKHGVDAIRLTMAFAGPPEDDIDWADVSPAGSAKFLARAFRLASDVDSSRDVVWADGDQALRRVTHRFLAEAPGLSEAFKYNVVVARLMELTNAVRKAIDSGPGASDPAVREATETVALGLSLFAPYTASEMWEKLGYDGGALATYGWRKADPTLLVETSVTAVVQVNGKVRDRLEVSPKIGSDELEALARESAAVQRAIGDKQIVNVIVRAPRLVNIAVK; the protein is encoded by the coding sequence GTGCCCGAACGCGAGTACGACGTCGCCCGCCTGCAAGAGAAGTGGCAGGCCCGGTGGGACGCCGAGCAGCCGTTCGTCGTCGACCCCGACGACAAGCGCCCCCGCAAGTACATCCTCGACATGTTCCCGTACCCCTCGGGCGACCTGCACATGGGTCACGCCGAGCAGTACGCGCTCGGCGACATGGTGACGCGGTACTGGCGCCAGCAGGGCTTCAACGTGCTGCACCCGATCGGCTGGGACAGCTTCGGGCTGCCCGCCGAGAACGCGGCCATCAAGCGCGGCGTCGACCCCCGCGAGTGGACCTACGCCAACATCGCGCAGCAGAAGCAGAGCATGAAGCTCTACGCCCCGTCGTTCGACTGGAGCCGGGTGCTGCACACGAGCGACCCCGAGTACTACAAGTGGAACCAGTGGCTGTTCCTCGAGATGTACAAGAAAGGCCTGGCTTACCGGAAAGACAGCTGGGTCAACTGGGACCCGGTCGACCAGACCGTGCTCGCCAACGAGCAGGTGCTGCCCGACGGCACGAGCGACCGGTCGGGTGCCGTCGTGGTCAAGAAGAAGCTGACGCAGTGGTACTTCAAGATCACCGACTACGCCGACCGCCTGCTCGACGACCTCAACCAGCTCGAGGGCCGCTGGCCGACCAAGGTGCTCAACATGCAGCGCAACTGGATCGGCCGCTCGATCGGTGCCGACGTGCACTTCACGATCGAGGGCCGTGACGAGAAGGTCACGGTCTTCACCACGCGTCCCGACACCCTGTACGGCGCGACCTTCATGGTCGTCGCCCCCGACTCCGACCTCGCCGCCGAGCTCGTGGCCGACGCGACGGAAGACGTCAAGGCGACCTTCGCCGAGTACCTCGTCGAGGTGCAGAAGGCGACCGAGATCGAGCGCCAGTCGAGCGAGCGCCCCAAGACCGGCGTGCCGCTCGGCCGGGTCGCGGTCAACCCGCTCACGGGTGACCCGATGCCGGTCTGGGCCGCCGACTACGTGCTGGCCGACTACGGCCACGGCGCGGTCATGGCCGTGCCCGCTCACGACCAGCGCGACCTCGACTTCGCCCGCAAGTACGACCTGCCGGTGCGCGTCGTGGTCGACACGAACGCGCCCGTCACGGGCGTGATCCCCAAGCTCGAGCTCGACGAGGACGGCCAGGCGATCCTGCCCGACGACCTGCCCGACCTGAACCCCCGAGAGACCGGCGTGGCCCTCACCGGCGACGGTCGACTGATGAACTCGGGCGCCCTGACCGGCCTCAGCAAGTCGAACGCGATCAAGCGCGTCGTCGAGCTGCTCGAGGCCTCCGGCGACGGCAAGGCGGCCAAGACGTACCGCCTGCGCGACTGGCTGATCTCGCGCCAGCGTTTCTGGGGCACGCCCATCCCGATCGTGCACGGCGCCGACGGCGTCGAGGTGCCGGTGCCCTACGACGAGCTGCCGGTCCGGCTGCCGTCGACCGAGGGGCTCGACCTCAAGCCCAAGGGCAGCTCGCCGCTCGGTGCGGCCGAGGACTGGGTGAACGTGCCCGACCCGCGCGACGGGTCGCCGGCGCGCCGCGACGCCGACACGATGGACACCTTCGTCGACAGTTCGTGGTACTTCCTGCGGTTCCTCGACCCGACCGACGCCGACCGCGCCTTCGACCCGGCCCAGGCCAGCAAGTGGGCCCCGGTCGACCAGTACGTCGGAGGCGTCGAGCACGCCATCCTGCACCTGCTCTACGCGCGCTTCATCACCAAGGTGCTCTTCGACCTGGGTCACGTCGACTTCACCGAGCCCTTCAGTGCGCTGCTGAACCAGGGCATGGTGCTGCAGGACGGCGCGAAGATGAGCAAGAGCAAGGGCAACGTCGTCAGCCTCTCCGACGAGATCGACAAGCACGGCGTCGACGCCATCCGCCTGACCATGGCCTTCGCCGGCCCGCCCGAGGACGACATCGACTGGGCCGACGTCTCGCCCGCGGGCTCGGCCAAGTTCCTGGCCCGGGCGTTCCGTCTCGCGAGCGACGTCGACAGCTCGCGCGACGTGGTGTGGGCCGACGGCGACCAGGCCCTGCGCCGCGTGACGCACCGGTTCCTCGCCGAGGCCCCTGGGCTCAGCGAGGCGTTCAAGTACAACGTCGTCGTCGCCCGCCTGATGGAGCTCACCAACGCCGTCCGCAAGGCGATCGACTCGGGTCCCGGCGCGTCCGACCCGGCCGTGCGCGAGGCGACCGAGACCGTCGCGCTGGGGCTGTCGCTGTTCGCTCCCTACACCGCCTCCGAGATGTGGGAGAAGCTCGGCTACGACGGCGGTGCCCTCGCCACGTACGGCTGGCGCAAGGCCGACCCGACGCTGCTCGTCGAGACGAGCGTCACCGCGGTCGTCCAGGTCAACGGCAAGGTGCGCGACCGGCTCGAGGTCTCGCCCAAGATCGGCTCCGACGAGCTCGAGGCCCTGGCCCGCGAGTCCGCGGCCGTGCAGCGCGCGATCGGTGACAAGCAGATCGTCAACGTCATCGTGCGGGCGCCGCGCCTGGTGAACATCGCGGTGAAGTAG
- a CDS encoding ComEA family DNA-binding protein, which yields MTVSFRTAADPSEPGGPRWRVGLGAVVVLLFVVLAVSVAVSAFATRGGAADELVTVESSTGAEAGAGSGTAPPGGASVVFVHVHGRVAAPGLYELPHGARVVDVVAAAGGFTAEADQAAVNLARVLVDGEQLRVPAVGETADDGVAGGGDAAAGGPAAGGPVTGGGAAAGGGAVDLNLADDAALQTLPGVGPATAAAILSWRDENGRFRSVDDLLGVPGIGPKTLESLRDRVRV from the coding sequence ATGACCGTCAGCTTCCGCACCGCCGCCGATCCGTCCGAGCCGGGTGGTCCGCGGTGGCGCGTGGGGCTCGGTGCGGTCGTCGTCCTGCTCTTCGTCGTGCTGGCGGTGAGCGTCGCCGTGTCGGCGTTCGCCACCCGAGGAGGCGCGGCGGACGAGCTCGTGACCGTCGAGTCGAGCACCGGGGCCGAGGCCGGCGCAGGGTCCGGCACCGCGCCTCCCGGGGGTGCCTCGGTCGTCTTCGTGCACGTGCACGGCCGGGTGGCGGCGCCCGGCCTGTACGAGCTGCCGCACGGCGCCCGCGTGGTCGACGTGGTCGCCGCGGCCGGCGGGTTCACTGCCGAGGCCGACCAGGCGGCCGTCAACCTCGCGCGGGTGCTCGTCGACGGCGAGCAGCTCCGGGTGCCGGCCGTGGGTGAGACCGCGGACGACGGGGTGGCGGGCGGTGGTGACGCGGCGGCGGGTGGACCGGCGGCGGGCGGTCCGGTGACCGGGGGAGGTGCGGCGGCCGGTGGCGGAGCGGTCGACCTCAACCTCGCGGACGACGCGGCGTTGCAGACGCTGCCCGGTGTGGGCCCGGCGACCGCGGCCGCGATCCTGTCCTGGCGCGACGAGAACGGGCGCTTCCGCAGCGTCGACGACCTGCTCGGCGTGCCGGGCATCGGTCCGAAGACGCTCGAGTCGCTGCGAGACCGGGTGCGGGTGTGA
- the holA gene encoding DNA polymerase III subunit delta, whose amino-acid sequence MAARASGKTAKKASVAIDQVGWDRIRPAAVVLVSGPEQFLADRASRQLRDQLAFEDPSLEVHDLEADHYQPGELVTLASPSLFAEPRLIRVSNVEKCTDAFLTETLRYLETPADDTTLVLRHGGGVRGKKLLDAVRGGTGGGLEVVCAELKKDTEKLAFAAAEFAAERRRISQGALRALVTAFNDDLAELASACQQLISDAAAEITEATVEKYYSGRVETNAFKVADAAIAGHQGEALVLLRHALSTGADPVPVVAAFAMKIRTMAKLQGSYGGSGQLASRFGLAPWQVERAQRDLRGWSEDGLGRCIELLAETDAAVKGAERDPVYALERMVTMISTRGALLS is encoded by the coding sequence ATGGCAGCGCGAGCGAGTGGCAAGACGGCGAAGAAGGCCTCGGTCGCGATCGACCAGGTGGGGTGGGACAGAATCCGGCCCGCGGCCGTCGTGCTGGTGAGCGGGCCCGAGCAGTTCCTCGCCGATCGGGCCTCACGCCAGCTGCGCGACCAGCTCGCCTTCGAAGACCCCAGCCTCGAGGTGCACGACCTCGAGGCCGACCACTACCAGCCCGGCGAACTCGTGACCCTGGCGAGCCCGTCGCTCTTCGCCGAGCCGCGTCTCATCCGCGTCTCGAACGTCGAGAAGTGCACCGACGCGTTCCTCACCGAGACGCTGCGCTACCTCGAGACGCCCGCCGACGACACGACCCTGGTGCTGCGCCACGGGGGCGGGGTCCGCGGCAAGAAGCTGCTCGACGCCGTCCGGGGCGGCACCGGCGGCGGCCTCGAGGTCGTCTGCGCCGAGCTCAAGAAAGACACCGAGAAGCTCGCGTTCGCGGCCGCCGAGTTCGCGGCCGAGCGACGACGCATCTCGCAAGGGGCCCTGCGGGCGCTCGTCACGGCCTTCAACGACGACCTGGCCGAGCTCGCCAGCGCCTGCCAGCAGTTGATCAGCGACGCCGCGGCCGAGATCACCGAGGCCACCGTCGAGAAGTACTACTCGGGCCGGGTCGAGACGAACGCCTTCAAGGTGGCCGACGCGGCCATCGCCGGCCACCAGGGCGAGGCCCTCGTGCTGCTGCGCCACGCGTTGTCGACCGGGGCCGACCCCGTGCCCGTGGTGGCGGCGTTCGCGATGAAGATCCGCACGATGGCCAAGCTGCAAGGTTCGTACGGTGGCTCGGGGCAACTCGCCTCACGCTTCGGGCTCGCCCCGTGGCAGGTCGAGCGGGCGCAACGCGACCTCCGTGGCTGGTCCGAGGACGGGCTGGGCCGATGCATCGAACTGCTCGCCGAGACCGACGCGGCCGTCAAGGGCGCCGAACGCGATCCCGTGTACGCACTCGAGCGGATGGTGACCATGATCTCGACGCGCGGTGCGCTGCTGTCGTGA
- the rpsT gene encoding 30S ribosomal protein S20: MANIKSQIKRIGTNKKAQDRNRAVKSELKTAVRATREAIAAGDKDKATSALLLASKKLDKAASKGVIHQNQAANRKSSIAKQVGAL; this comes from the coding sequence GTGGCAAACATCAAGTCGCAGATCAAGCGCATCGGCACCAACAAGAAGGCCCAGGACCGCAACCGCGCCGTCAAGAGCGAGCTCAAGACCGCCGTCCGCGCCACCCGCGAGGCCATCGCTGCCGGCGACAAGGACAAGGCCACCTCGGCTCTGCTCCTCGCGTCGAAGAAGCTCGACAAGGCCGCCAGCAAGGGCGTCATCCACCAGAACCAGGCCGCGAACCGCAAATCGTCCATCGCGAAGCAGGTCGGCGCCCTCTAG
- a CDS encoding pyridoxal phosphate-dependent aminotransferase — protein MPQLAPHMTTVPASGIRRVFELAAQLDGVDMLVVGEPDVPVARHIADAARRAWADDRTDYTPNGGIPALREALVAKLARENDVHVDLEQVWVTVGGTQALHQTMGLLLAAGDEVLVPDPGYTTFTMNAHMLDAVPVPYTLAPDLDFHPDLDELENLVGDRTRALIVNSPSNPLGVVYPEETLQRLLDFARRHDLWVISDEVYEYFTYGPKHVSLASLDTDDRVFSVFSMSKTYAMTGVRVGYLVTPKGLAETMRTVQEAAISCVAEPDQHAALAAVTGDHQPVADAREHYRSNLDLATALLAERGIRYLEPSGAFYLWIDVSHASQGDVAGWAERFLLSERVAVAPGSAFGRSGEGWIRVCLASSPEVITRGLGKLPAPGDPR, from the coding sequence ATGCCCCAGCTCGCGCCCCACATGACCACCGTGCCCGCGTCCGGAATCCGTCGGGTGTTCGAGCTGGCGGCCCAGCTGGACGGCGTCGACATGCTCGTGGTGGGCGAGCCCGACGTGCCCGTCGCCCGCCACATCGCCGACGCCGCGCGCCGCGCCTGGGCCGACGACCGCACCGACTACACGCCGAACGGTGGCATCCCCGCCCTGCGCGAGGCGCTCGTGGCCAAGCTCGCCCGCGAGAACGACGTGCACGTGGACCTCGAGCAGGTCTGGGTCACCGTCGGCGGGACGCAGGCCCTGCACCAGACGATGGGACTGCTGCTCGCGGCGGGTGACGAGGTCCTCGTGCCGGACCCCGGCTACACGACCTTCACGATGAACGCCCACATGCTCGACGCCGTGCCCGTGCCGTACACGCTGGCGCCCGACCTCGACTTCCACCCCGACCTCGACGAGCTCGAGAACCTCGTGGGGGACCGCACCCGCGCCCTGATCGTCAACAGCCCGTCGAACCCGCTCGGCGTCGTCTACCCCGAAGAGACGCTGCAGCGCCTGCTGGACTTCGCCCGCCGACACGACCTCTGGGTGATCAGCGACGAGGTCTACGAGTACTTCACCTACGGGCCGAAGCACGTCAGCCTCGCCTCGCTCGACACCGACGACCGCGTGTTCAGCGTCTTCTCGATGAGCAAGACCTACGCCATGACGGGCGTTCGGGTCGGCTACCTCGTGACGCCGAAGGGCCTCGCCGAGACGATGCGCACGGTCCAGGAAGCGGCCATCAGCTGCGTCGCCGAGCCCGACCAGCACGCCGCCCTCGCCGCCGTCACGGGGGATCACCAGCCCGTGGCCGACGCCCGCGAGCACTACCGGAGCAACCTCGACCTCGCCACGGCGCTGCTCGCCGAGCGGGGCATCCGGTACCTCGAGCCCAGCGGCGCCTTCTACCTCTGGATCGACGTGAGCCACGCCTCGCAGGGCGACGTCGCGGGATGGGCCGAGCGGTTCCTGCTGTCGGAGCGCGTCGCGGTCGCTCCGGGCAGCGCGTTCGGCCGCAGCGGCGAGGGGTGGATCCGTGTGTGCCTCGCGTCGTCGCCCGAGGTGATCACCCGCGGTCTCGGCAAACTGCCCGCGCCGGGCGACCCCCGCTGA
- a CDS encoding DUF4190 domain-containing protein: MTNQPVHTTVSAPTSGVRSPLAVWSLVLGLASIGFGFTFVVPIAGLVLGILSRRREPEGRTMALVGIISSAVMLVGTLIALFIGLAVVGGAGVIALLPGTAA; this comes from the coding sequence ATGACGAACCAACCCGTACACACCACCGTCTCCGCCCCCACCAGCGGCGTCCGCTCGCCCCTCGCCGTCTGGAGCCTCGTCCTCGGCCTCGCCTCGATCGGCTTCGGCTTCACCTTCGTCGTCCCGATCGCCGGCCTCGTCCTCGGCATCCTGTCCCGCCGCCGTGAGCCCGAGGGTCGCACCATGGCGCTCGTCGGCATCATCTCGTCCGCCGTCATGCTCGTGGGTACGCTGATCGCCCTGTTCATCGGCCTGGCCGTCGTCGGCGGCGCGGGCGTCATCGCGCTCCTCCCCGGCACCGCCGCCTGA
- the lepA gene encoding translation elongation factor 4: protein MSPQATRALEPASTEPESLRNFCIIAHIDHGKSTLADRMLGITGVVESRAMRAQYLDRMDIERERGITIKSQAVRMPWERNGETFALNMIDTPGHVDFSYEVSRSLAACEGAILLVDAAQGIEAQTLANLYLALENDLEIIPVLNKIDLPAADPDKYAAELAGLIGGDPADVLRVSGKTGMGVEELLDRVVDRIPSPVGVKDAPPRAMIFDSVYDSYRGVVTYIRMIDGTLHPREKVQMMSTKSTHDILEIGVSSPEPVPSQGLSVGEVGYLITGVKDVRLSKVGDTVTTSAKPATEALSGYTEPLPMVFSGLYPIDGSDYPILREALDKLKLSDAALVYEPETSVALGFGFRCGFLGLLHLEIVTERLEREFGLDLITTAPSVIYEVTTEDKQTVTVTNPSEFPGGKITSVSEPMVKAGILAPKDYVGVIMELCQQRRGTLLGMEYLGEDRVEIRYAMPLGEIVFDFFDSLKSKTAGYASLDYEPIGDQEADLVKVDILLQGEQVDAFSAIVHRDKAYAYGVLMTGRLRELIPRQQFEVPIQAAIGARIIARESIRAMRKDVLAKCYGGDISRKRKLLEKQKEGKKRMKTIGRVDVPQEAFIAALSGDVEKKDKK from the coding sequence GTGAGTCCCCAAGCAACCCGCGCACTCGAGCCGGCGTCGACCGAGCCCGAGTCCCTCCGCAACTTCTGCATCATCGCGCACATCGACCACGGCAAGTCGACCCTGGCCGACCGCATGCTCGGCATCACCGGCGTGGTCGAGTCGCGCGCGATGCGTGCCCAGTACCTCGACCGCATGGACATCGAGCGCGAGCGCGGCATCACGATCAAGAGCCAGGCCGTGCGCATGCCGTGGGAGCGCAACGGCGAGACCTTCGCGCTCAACATGATCGACACCCCCGGCCACGTCGACTTCAGCTACGAGGTCTCCCGCTCGCTGGCCGCCTGCGAGGGCGCGATCCTGTTGGTCGACGCGGCCCAGGGCATCGAGGCGCAGACCCTGGCGAACCTCTACCTGGCGCTCGAGAACGACCTCGAGATCATCCCGGTGCTCAACAAGATCGACCTCCCGGCGGCCGACCCCGACAAGTACGCCGCCGAACTGGCGGGCCTGATCGGCGGCGACCCCGCCGACGTCCTGCGCGTGAGCGGCAAGACCGGCATGGGCGTCGAAGAGCTCCTCGACCGCGTGGTCGACCGCATCCCCTCGCCCGTCGGCGTCAAGGACGCACCGCCCCGCGCGATGATCTTCGACTCGGTCTACGACAGCTACCGCGGCGTCGTGACCTACATCCGCATGATCGACGGCACCCTGCACCCGCGCGAGAAGGTGCAGATGATGTCGACGAAGTCGACGCACGACATCCTCGAGATCGGCGTCTCGTCGCCCGAGCCCGTCCCCAGCCAGGGTCTGTCCGTCGGCGAGGTCGGCTACCTCATCACCGGCGTGAAGGACGTCCGCCTGTCGAAGGTGGGCGACACCGTCACGACGTCGGCCAAGCCCGCGACCGAGGCGCTCAGCGGCTACACCGAGCCGCTGCCCATGGTCTTCTCGGGGCTCTACCCGATCGACGGCAGCGACTACCCCATCCTGCGCGAGGCCCTCGACAAGCTCAAGCTGTCGGACGCCGCGCTGGTGTACGAGCCCGAGACCTCGGTGGCCCTGGGGTTCGGCTTCCGCTGCGGGTTCCTCGGCCTGCTGCACCTCGAGATCGTCACCGAGCGCCTCGAGCGTGAGTTCGGCCTCGACCTCATCACGACGGCGCCGAGCGTCATCTACGAGGTGACCACCGAAGACAAGCAGACCGTCACGGTCACCAACCCCAGCGAGTTCCCGGGCGGCAAGATCACCAGCGTCAGCGAGCCCATGGTCAAGGCGGGCATCCTCGCGCCCAAGGACTACGTCGGCGTGATCATGGAGCTCTGCCAGCAGCGCCGCGGCACCCTGCTCGGCATGGAGTACCTCGGCGAGGACAGGGTCGAGATCCGCTACGCGATGCCCCTCGGCGAGATCGTGTTCGACTTCTTCGACAGCCTCAAGTCGAAGACCGCGGGCTATGCCAGCCTCGACTACGAACCCATCGGCGACCAAGAGGCCGACCTGGTCAAGGTCGACATCCTGCTGCAGGGCGAACAGGTCGACGCGTTCAGCGCGATCGTGCACCGCGACAAGGCCTACGCCTACGGGGTGCTCATGACGGGCCGGCTGCGCGAGCTCATCCCGAGGCAACAGTTCGAGGTGCCCATCCAGGCCGCCATCGGTGCCCGGATCATCGCCCGCGAGAGCATCCGCGCCATGCGCAAGGACGTCCTGGCCAAGTGCTACGGCGGTGACATCTCGCGCAAGCGCAAGCTGCTCGAGAAGCAGAAAGAGGGCAAGAAGCGCATGAAGACCATCGGTCGGGTCGACGTGCCCCAAGAGGCCTTCATCGCCGCCCTCAGCGGCGACGTCGAGAAGAAAGACAAGAAGTAG
- a CDS encoding DUF1990 family protein, translating to MRRATHTETRTTYGEVGATQAPDLMQYPPKGFKPAEYRARVGHGDARFAAAWIATMTWQIQERSGIRVRVDSVPPADESEYTPVQFDEHGQPVDAAEWATARDESRYSPDGTPLLTAGTTATLSIEAYGRTVEAPVRVVYVIDEPKRKGFAYGTLDGHPESGEESWIVDQTDDGSVWLSIRSFSKPSSAKWRLVAPFLRRTQAQYTKRYLRALSLNDKGEQTDEVVVVEDTEAGVGDPRGDDRPPTGPRGDASGTGA from the coding sequence ATGCGTCGAGCCACCCACACCGAGACCCGCACGACCTACGGCGAGGTCGGGGCGACGCAGGCCCCCGACCTCATGCAGTACCCGCCGAAGGGCTTCAAGCCGGCCGAGTACCGGGCCCGCGTCGGCCACGGCGACGCCCGTTTCGCCGCGGCCTGGATCGCCACGATGACGTGGCAGATCCAGGAGCGCAGCGGCATCCGCGTCCGGGTCGACAGCGTGCCGCCGGCCGACGAGAGCGAGTACACGCCCGTCCAGTTCGACGAGCACGGGCAACCGGTCGACGCGGCCGAGTGGGCGACCGCTCGCGACGAGTCGCGGTACTCGCCCGACGGCACGCCCCTCCTCACGGCGGGCACGACGGCCACGCTCAGCATCGAGGCCTACGGGCGCACGGTCGAGGCGCCGGTCCGCGTCGTCTACGTCATCGACGAACCGAAGCGCAAGGGCTTCGCGTACGGAACCCTCGACGGCCACCCCGAGAGCGGCGAGGAGTCCTGGATCGTCGACCAGACCGACGACGGTTCGGTCTGGCTCTCCATCCGGTCGTTCTCGAAGCCGTCGAGCGCGAAGTGGCGCCTCGTGGCCCCCTTCCTGCGGCGCACGCAGGCGCAGTACACGAAGCGGTACCTGCGGGCCCTGAGCCTCAACGACAAGGGCGAGCAGACCGACGAGGTCGTCGTCGTGGAAGACACCGAGGCCGGGGTCGGCGATCCCCGCGGTGACGACCGGCCCCCGACCGGCCCGCGCGGCGACGCCTCGGGAACCGGCGCCTGA
- the hemW gene encoding radical SAM family heme chaperone HemW translates to MPGALPLGDPAPVDGHLPETVAVGADDRNFGVYLHVPFCRVRCGYCDFNTYTGDELRGARRDDYAGQAVAEIELGGRVLREAGLPPRRASSVFFGGGTPTMLPSGDLTSMLHAMVDTWGLEPGAEVTTEANPDSVDAAYLQQLADAGFTRVSFGMQSAVPSVLATLERTHDPERIPFVVRWARDAGLDVSLDLIYGTPGETLDDWRRSLDVALEQQPDHLSAYSLIVEDGTKLARQIKRGEVPMPDDDTAADMYEIADDRLAAAGYDWYEVSNWSRGVEHRSRHNLAYWQGHDWWGVGPGAHSHVGGVRWWNVKHPAAYQQRMAAGESPAAGRETLDDETRRVERVLLGVRIREGLPTSELDDDGRQAVAGLIADGWVEGRPALQGRVVLTREGRLMADAVVRRLLPD, encoded by the coding sequence GTGCCCGGAGCCCTTCCCCTCGGCGATCCCGCCCCCGTCGACGGACACCTGCCCGAGACCGTCGCGGTCGGCGCGGACGACCGCAACTTCGGGGTCTACCTGCACGTCCCGTTCTGCCGTGTGCGCTGCGGGTACTGCGACTTCAACACGTACACGGGCGACGAACTGCGGGGCGCACGCCGGGACGACTACGCCGGGCAGGCCGTCGCCGAGATCGAGCTCGGGGGCCGGGTGCTGCGCGAGGCGGGTCTGCCGCCGCGCCGCGCCTCCTCGGTGTTCTTCGGCGGGGGCACCCCGACGATGCTGCCCTCGGGCGACCTCACGTCGATGCTGCACGCGATGGTCGACACCTGGGGTCTCGAGCCCGGCGCCGAGGTGACGACCGAGGCGAACCCCGACTCGGTCGACGCCGCGTACCTGCAGCAGCTCGCCGACGCCGGGTTCACGCGCGTCAGCTTCGGCATGCAGTCGGCCGTGCCGAGCGTGCTCGCCACCCTCGAGCGCACGCACGATCCCGAGCGCATCCCGTTCGTGGTGCGCTGGGCGCGCGACGCCGGGCTCGACGTCAGCCTCGACCTCATCTACGGCACGCCCGGCGAGACCCTCGACGACTGGAGGCGTTCGCTCGACGTCGCCCTCGAGCAGCAGCCCGACCACCTCTCGGCCTACTCGCTGATCGTCGAGGACGGCACGAAGCTCGCCCGTCAGATCAAGCGTGGCGAGGTCCCGATGCCCGACGACGACACCGCGGCCGACATGTACGAGATCGCGGACGACCGGCTCGCCGCGGCGGGGTACGACTGGTACGAGGTCAGCAACTGGTCCCGTGGCGTCGAGCACCGCTCCCGACACAACCTGGCCTACTGGCAGGGCCACGACTGGTGGGGCGTCGGCCCGGGCGCGCACAGCCACGTCGGCGGCGTCCGCTGGTGGAACGTCAAACACCCGGCCGCCTACCAGCAGCGCATGGCCGCGGGTGAGTCGCCGGCCGCCGGACGCGAGACCCTCGACGACGAGACACGACGGGTCGAGCGCGTCCTGCTCGGGGTGCGCATCCGCGAGGGGCTGCCGACCTCCGAGCTCGACGACGACGGGCGCCAGGCGGTCGCCGGCCTCATCGCCGACGGCTGGGTCGAGGGGCGCCCGGCCCTGCAGGGCCGCGTGGTGCTCACTCGCGAGGGTCGCCTGATGGCCGACGCCGTCGTGCGGCGCCTGCTGCCCGACTGA
- a CDS encoding DUF4870 domain-containing protein: MTETPPAQPNGPQNGRPGQNGQPGQPYGQGQQPGAGYGQQPGYQPQPVQPMRPEDEKLWATLIHLGGIIFAFVPALVGYLVLKDRGPFIREHTKTALNFQITMAIVYVISAILTVIVIGGVLALVAGILVVIFSIIAAVAANKGQWYKYPLTIEFIK; the protein is encoded by the coding sequence ATGACCGAGACCCCTCCCGCCCAGCCGAACGGCCCGCAGAACGGTCGACCCGGCCAGAACGGGCAGCCCGGCCAGCCCTACGGGCAGGGCCAGCAGCCCGGCGCCGGCTACGGCCAGCAGCCCGGCTACCAGCCGCAGCCCGTCCAGCCGATGCGCCCCGAGGACGAGAAGCTCTGGGCCACGCTCATCCACCTCGGCGGCATCATCTTCGCGTTCGTCCCGGCCCTTGTCGGCTACCTCGTGCTGAAGGACCGCGGCCCGTTCATCCGGGAGCACACCAAGACCGCGCTGAACTTCCAGATCACCATGGCCATCGTCTACGTGATCTCGGCGATCCTGACGGTCATCGTCATCGGAGGCGTGCTCGCACTCGTCGCCGGCATCCTCGTCGTCATCTTCTCGATCATCGCCGCCGTCGCCGCCAACAAGGGCCAGTGGTACAAGTACCCGCTGACCATCGAGTTCATCAAGTAG